CGGTTACTCTGGGACCTGGCTTACCGGCATTTAGAACCGTCAGGAAAGCGGGCCTGCTTTGACCAGCTGCCCTCTGAAGTTGAGGGGCATGGAGAGACTGCCGAGTCTGGCGATAGTTAGCGTCCTGCTGGCCCATGCAAACAATCCTACCTCCTGAAAGTTCGGAACACAAGATTCAAAATAGTCACATCTCTTGTCCAACGAGTGGCGTCCTCCAACGCATCCAACCTGGGGGCTGTCACCTGTCGAGCCACAGTCTACCGCCCCCCCCTTGAAGGACGTGCATGAGAGACGGATAGCAGGGTCTCTGGCAGATAATTCCGAGTGTTAAGAAAGAGGGGCAAACTGCAGTTCCAAAGGTGGTCAGTTTTTGGACCTGGCTGTCACAGATAACGTGAGGATACAACGTTTGGTTGCCGGTACCTCTGCAGTGATCATCACCTTCATGACCGGGTTCCTAAATGCTCTAGCAACATGTGGTGTTGTTTGTTACTGCAGTGCATACTATCCAGGATACGGGAGCAGGAAATAATGTTTGAATGCTCGAGTGAAGAAGGGCCGACCAAGTGTTCCTGTCTCATGTAACAAGATTATGGCCGGAGTAaggctctctcgcctgttATGTAATCCTGTGTCATTTTTTATATCTGAGTCTATCGTGCTGACGTGACTAAGTTTGCTGGAAAACCATGACCGCTACAACGACAAACAAGTGATCTACGGGCATAGTAGAAACTGCGCCTAGCCTGCACTCTGGACCTCGCTGAGCGCCAACAATTTCAGCAATGACCTTACGCCGAGCCAGCGTGCGAAACGAAACAACACCGGATAGTAGCAACGACGTGAACAGACATTTGATCGAAACTAGCTTTGATTTTGTTTATTTCCGGGGGAAGTGTTCACGCACCGAATTCGAGGAACTTGTCTAGAATGACCTCCCGAGGTTGAAGAATAACTGTGTTGAAGCCGTCGACCACGACGACTACATCTTGCAACTCGACTTCCTTGCAGAAATCAACAACTTTTTTCAGGCGCCAACCCGGCCCTCCGCAAGTTTCG
This portion of the Toxoplasma gondii ME49 chromosome III, whole genome shotgun sequence genome encodes:
- a CDS encoding hypothetical protein (encoded by transcript TGME49_253390) → MSGPLALPSAWASRQKSSRVHVVTVCTRSEGCTTALLYSDAILDTHLTLLGWGETCGGPGWRLKKVVDFCKEVELQDVVVVVDGFNTVILQPREVILDKFLEFGA